One Vigna unguiculata cultivar IT97K-499-35 chromosome 7, ASM411807v1, whole genome shotgun sequence genomic region harbors:
- the LOC114192157 gene encoding beta-conglycinin beta subunit 1-like, with translation MMRARVPLLLLLGVLFLASLSVSFGIVHREHQESQEESEPRGQNNPFYFDSDRWFHTLFRNQYGHLRVLQRFDQRSKQIQNLENYRVVEFKSKPNTLLLPHHADADFLLVVLNGRAILTLVNPDGRDSYILEQGHAQKIPAGTTFFLVNPDDNENLRIVKLAVPVNNPHRFQDFFLSSTEAQQSYLQGFSKNILEASFDSDYKEINRVLFGEEEQKQQDEESQQEGVIVQLKREQIRELMKHAKSTSKKSLSSQNEPFNLRSQKPIYSNKFGRLHEITPEKNPQLRDLDVFLTSVDMKEGGLLMPNYNSKAIVILVVNKGEANIELVGQREQQQQQQEESWEVQRYRAEVSEDDVFVIPASYPVAITATSNLNFIAFGINAENNQRNFLAGEEDNVMSEIPTEVLDVTFPASGEKVEKLINKQSDSHFTDAQPEQQQKEGRKSE, from the exons ATGATGAGAGCAAGGGTTCCACTGCTGCTGTTGCTGGGAGTTCTTTTCCTGGCATCACTTTCTGTCTCCTTCGGCATTGTACACCGGGAGCACCAAGAGAGCCAAGAAGAGTCGGAACCAAGAGGACAAAATAACCCCTTCTACTTCGACTCTGACAGGTGGTTCCACACTCTATTCAGAAACCAATATGGTCACCTTCGTGTCCTCCAGAGGTTCGACCAACGCTCCAAACAAATTCAGAATCTTGAAAACTACCGTGTTGTAGAGTTCAAGTCCAAACCCAACACCCTCCTTCTTCCTCACCATGCTGATGCCGATTTCCTCCTAGTTGTCCTTAATG GGAGAGCCATACTCACCTTGGTGAACCCTGACGGCAGAGACTCCTACATTCTTGAGCAAGGCCATGCTCAGAAGATCCCTGCAGGAACCACTTTCTTTTTGGTTAACCCTGACGACAACGAGAATCTCAGAATAGTCAAACTCGCCGTACCCGTTAACAATCCTCACAGATTTCAA GACTTTTTCCTATCTAGCACAGAAGCCCAACAATCCTACTTGCAAGGATTCAGCAAGAATATTCTAGAGGCCTCTTTCGAT AGTGACTACAAGGAGATAAACAGGGTTCTGTTTGGAGAGGAGGAACAGAAACAGCAAGACGAGGAGAGTCAGCAAGAAGGAGTGATTGTGCAACTTAAAAGGGAACAGATTCGGGAACTGATGAAGCATGCTAAATCTACTTCAAAGAAATCCCTTTCCTCCCAAAATGAACCATTCAACCTGAGAAGCCAAAAACCTATCTATTCCAACAAGTTTGGAAGGTTGCATGAGATCACCCCGGAGAAAAACCCCCAGCTTCGAGACTTGGATGTGTTCCTCACTTCTGTGGATATGAAAGAG GGAGGTCTTCTTATGCCCAACTACAATTCAAAGGCCATAGTGATACTAGTGGTTAATAAAGGAGAAGCAAATATTGAACTTGTTGGGCAAAGAGAacagcaacagcagcagcaagAGGAAAGCTGGGAAGTGCAGAGGTATAGAGCTGAGGTGTCTGAAGACGATGTATTTGTTATCCCAGCATCTTATCCAGTTGCCATCACCGCAACCTCCAATCTAAATTTCATTGCTTTCGGTATCAATGCTGAGAACAACCAGAGGAACTTCCTTGCAG GTGAGGAAGACAATGTGATGAGCGAGATACCTACAGAGGTGTTGGATGTTACCTTCCCTGCATCTGGTGAGAAGGTTGAGAAGTTGATAAACAAGCAGAGTGATTCCCACTTTACTGATGCACAGCCTGAGCAACAACAGAAAGAGGGAAGAAAGAGTGAATAA
- the LOC114192154 gene encoding beta-conglycinin alpha' subunit-like codes for MMRSRFPLLLLLGVVFLASVSLSFGIAYWEKENLSHNKCLRSCSSEKNTYRHQACHARCNLLNEDKEHQEREHSLPRPRPQEEEEKEDESRQQRPFPIPFPIPIPRRPREHEQHHESEGSESSRKQKNPFYFSSNRFFTFFKNSHGHIRLLQRFDQQSKQLQNLQDYRLLETQLKPHTLLLPHHVDADYIIIILSGRAILTLENPDERDSYNLQSGDVQKIPAGTTLYLINPDNEETLKVMALARPVNSPGRIENFFLSSTEFQQSYLQGFSKNILEATFDTQFKEINRVLFGEEEGQQQDDEESQQKGVIVKLSKEQIRELSKHAKSSSKKTISSKDKPFNLRSGSPIYSNTLGRFYEITPEKNPQLRDMDVFVSFVDMKEGALLLPHYNSEAMVMLVVNEGEANAELVGVREQQQEESGEVQRYRAELSDEDVLVIPATYPVAINATSNLNFFAFGINAENNQRNFLAGEKDNVMSDIPKQVLEVAFPGSGEETVKLIKKQTESYFVNAQPQQKQSQEKEKGRNPLYSILKAFY; via the exons ATGATGAGATCGCGGTTCCCATTGTTGCTGTTGCTGGGAGTTGTTTTCCTGGCCTCAGTTTCACTCTCATTTGGCATTGCGTACTGGGAAAAGGAGAACCTCAGTCACAACAAGTGCCTCCGGAGTTGCAGCAGCGAGAAAAACACGTACAGGCACCAAGCATGCCACGCTCGTTGCAATCTCCTTAATGAGGATAAAGAACATCAAGAAAGAGAACATTCACtaccacgaccacgaccacaggaggaggaagagaaagaagatgaaAGCAGACAACAACGTCCATTCCCTATCCCATTCCCTATCCCTATCCCTCGCCGACCTCGCGAACATGAGCAGCACCATGAGAGTGAAGGTTCTGAGTcatcaagaaaacaaaagaaccCTTTTTACTTCAGCTCTAACAGGTTCTTCACTTTCTTCAAGAACTCACATGGTCACATTCGCCTCCTCCAGAGGTTCGACCAACAATCCAAACAACTTCAGAATCTTCAAGACTACCGTCTTTTGGAAACCCAGCTCAAACCCCACACCCTCCTTCTCCCCCACCATGTCGACGCTGAttacatcatcatcatcctcagCG gGAGAGCCATACTTACCCTCGAGAACCCCGACGAAAGAGACTCTTACAACCTTCAGAGTGGCGACGTTCAGAAAATCCCTGCAGGGACAACTTTGTATTTGATTAACCCTGACAACGAGGAAACACTGAAAGTAATGGCACTTGCCAGACCCGTTAACAGCCCTGGCAGAATTGAG AATTTCTTCCTATCTAGCACTGAATTCCAACAATCCTACTTGCAAGGGTTCAGCAAGAATATTCTGGAGGCCACGTTCGAT ACCCAATTCAAGGAGATAAACAGGGTTCTGTTTGGAGAGGAGGAGGGGCAGCAGCAGGACGACGAGGAGAGTCAGCAGAAGGGAGTGATTGTGAAACTGTCAAAGGAACAGATTCGGGAGCTGAGCAAACATGCCAAATCTAGTTCAAAGAAAACTATTTCTTCTAAAGATAAGCCATTCAACTTGAGAAGCGGCAGCCCCATCTACTCCAACACGTTGGGAAGATTCTATGAGATCACTCCAGAGAAAAATCCTCAGCTTCGCGACATGGATGTCTTCGTCAGTTTTGTGGATATGAAGGAG GGAGCTCTTCTTCTACCACACTACAATTCAGAGGCTATGGTCATGCTGGTGGTTAATGAAGGAGAAGCAAACGCTGAGCTTGTTGGAGTAAGAGAACAGCAACAAGAGGAAAGTGGGGAAGTTCAGAGGTATAGAGCTGAGTTGTCTGACGAGGATGTACTTGTAATCCCAGCAACTTATCCAGTAGCCATCAACGCTACCTCCAACCTGAATTTCTTTGCTTTCGGTATCAATGCTGAGAACAATCAGAGAAACTTCCTTGCAg gTGAGAAAGACAATGTGATGAGCGATATACCTAAGCAAGTGCTGGAGGTTGCGTTTCCAGGGTCTGGTGAGGAGACTGTGAAGCTAATAAAGAAGCAGACAGAGTCGTACTTTGTGAACGCTCAGCCTCAGCAAAAGCAGTctcaagaaaaggaaaaaggaagaaaTCCTCTCTATTCAATTTTGAAGGCTTTTTACTGa